The Dehalococcoides mccartyi CG5 genome contains the following window.
GAAGATATGCACAAGGTATGTGAACGCCTAACTTCCTTACCGTCTATTCAAATGGATTATCTGACAAACCTGACTGCTGCAGATTATCCTGAATATATAGAAATTATTTTTCATTTGAACTCAATTACGCATAATACCTCTGCTACTGTAAAAACCCGCCTGACTGACAAGAAAAACCCCAAAATAGCTTCGGTAGTAGATATCTGGCGCGGAGCAGAGCTGCAGGAACGTGAAATATATGACCTTTTTGGGGTGTTTTTTGAAAACCATATAGGCCTGAAACGCATTTTCCTGTGGGAAGGTTTTGAAGGTTATCCTCTGCGCAAGGATTTTGTAAATGGCCATTAAAACTGAAAACTTTATTCTGAATATAGGCCCCCAGCATCCAAGCACCCACGGTGTGTTCCGCCTGCGTATTGTTCTGGATGGTGAGGTTATTACTGACCTTGAGCCGGTTTTCGGTTATCTGCATCGGGGTATTGAAAAGCTGGCAGAGGGGCGCACCTATCTGCAGGATATACCTTTTACAGACCGTCTGGATTATCTGGGCTCCATGACCAATAACCATGCTTATGTTATGGCAGTGGAAAAACTAGCCGGCATAACAGTGCCTGAACGGGCTGAATATATAAGGGTGATACTGGACGAACTCCAGCGGATAGCCAGCCATCTGGCCGGTTTGGGTTTTTTCTTAAATGACTTGGGCGCCCTTCAAACCCCTTTGCTGTATATGTTCCGCGAACGTGAAAAGATTGTGGAACTGTTTGATATGTGCAGCGGTCAGCGTTTAAATTACAACTACTACCGCTTTGGCGGATTTGTTCAGGATTTGCCGGAAGAATTTCTGCCCGCCCTAAAAATACTACTGGATACTTTGCCCGGTTTTATTGACGAATACGAACAGCTTATTTCCACCAATGAAATTGTGCTTATCCGCACCAAAGGCGTTGGCGTACTTAAGCGTGATTTGGCTATAAATTCCAGTGCGGCCGGCCCGGTACTTCGGGCAAGCGGCATAAACTGGGATATCCGCCGGAATGACCCTTATTCCATTTATAACCGTTTTGAGTTTGATATACCCATCGCCAAAAACGGTGATACCTATGACCGTTACATGATACGTATTTTAGAAATGCGCCAGAGTGTGCGGATACTTCGTCAGGCAGTAAAAGACCTGCCCGAAGGTGAAATAATGGGTAAAGCCCCCAAACTTCTTAAACCACCGGCGGGTGAGGTGTACAGCCGTATAGAAGGCCCTAAAGGTGAACTGGGCTTCTACCTGGTATCAGACGGCACAGACAAACCCTACCGCTGGCGGGTACGCCCACCCTGTCTTTTAAATTTGTCGGCTTTAAAAGATATGGTAGTAGGCTGGAAAGTGGCTGACCTTATGGCTATTTTCGGCAGTATAGATATAGTGATGGGTGAGGTGGACAGATAATGTCTGACTTCTGGATCCATCTTTTGGTTTACTTGGTCATACTCTTTGGTTTTGTAATTGTGAGTGTGCTTATATTTATCTGGCTGGAACGCCGCCTTATCGGCCGTTTTCAGCTTCGCCCCGGCCCGAACAGAGCCGGCCCTTTCGGTCTGCTACAGCCTATAGCTGATGCGATCAAGGTGCTTATCAAAGAAGACATTATCCCCTCAGAGGCAGATAAAGGGGTCTTCTGGTTAGCCCCTTTAGTGGCTTTCGTACCGGTAATGCTAATGTTTGCTGCCATACCCTTTGCTGATGGAGTTATGCTGGTTGACCTGAATATAGGCATACTTTATATACTGGCAGTAAGTTCGGTAACCGTGATAGGTATATTTATGGCCGGTTGGAGCAGCAACAACAAGTATTCCCTGCTGGGTGCCATGCGTACCATAGCTCAGGAAGTCAGCTATGAAATACCGCTGGTGCTTTCCATACTCGGTGTTGTTATGTTAACCGGCTCGCTCTCTATGAATGAGATAGTAAAAGCTCAGGATGTTCCCTTTATACTGCTGCAGCCGCTGGGCTTTTTTGTTTACCTGTCTGCCGCCATGGCAGAAGTAAACCGCACTCCTTTTGATTTACTCGAAGCCGAGTCTGAAATCATTGCCGGTTTTCACACCGAATATTCCGGCATGAAATTCGGGCTTTTTTACCTTATGGAATACGCCGAGGTTCTGGCAGTTTCCGCCATCGCCACCACCCTTTTTCTGGGAGGCTGGCAGGGGCCGCTGCTGCACCCGGTTTTCTGGTTTATCGCCAAAGTTCTTCTGGTTTTCATGTTTATAATCTGGGTGCGTGCCACCCTACCTCGTCTGCGTATAGACCAGGTAATGGCTTTCGGCTGGAAATTCCTGTTGCCTTTGTCCCTTGCCAATCTGGTTATTACTGCATTTGAAATACTGATTGCGCCGGATATAAACACGGCTGTGCTTATAGGCATAAATATAGCTGTAATGTTCGGGCTTATCCTCCTGTTCAGTAGATTTTACAAGCTGGGAGGCGGACGTGTCAGTATTAAGTAATACCGGCGGCGGTATTCTGAAAGGAATGCGCCTGACCTTTAAGCACCTGTTCCGCCCATGGATAACTGTCCAGTATCCGGAAGAAAAACTGGCCATGTCAAAAAGGATACGCGGCAATCAAGTTATCTGGGTGAAAGAGACCTGTATTGCCTGCCTGGCCTGTGCCCGTGCC
Protein-coding sequences here:
- a CDS encoding NADH-quinone oxidoreductase subunit C is translated as MTAVLDYPQLKAALSKELPGIKIQADGSFLLVSPEDMHKVCERLTSLPSIQMDYLTNLTAADYPEYIEIIFHLNSITHNTSATVKTRLTDKKNPKIASVVDIWRGAELQEREIYDLFGVFFENHIGLKRIFLWEGFEGYPLRKDFVNGH
- a CDS encoding NADH-quinone oxidoreductase subunit D, with translation MAIKTENFILNIGPQHPSTHGVFRLRIVLDGEVITDLEPVFGYLHRGIEKLAEGRTYLQDIPFTDRLDYLGSMTNNHAYVMAVEKLAGITVPERAEYIRVILDELQRIASHLAGLGFFLNDLGALQTPLLYMFREREKIVELFDMCSGQRLNYNYYRFGGFVQDLPEEFLPALKILLDTLPGFIDEYEQLISTNEIVLIRTKGVGVLKRDLAINSSAAGPVLRASGINWDIRRNDPYSIYNRFEFDIPIAKNGDTYDRYMIRILEMRQSVRILRQAVKDLPEGEIMGKAPKLLKPPAGEVYSRIEGPKGELGFYLVSDGTDKPYRWRVRPPCLLNLSALKDMVVGWKVADLMAIFGSIDIVMGEVDR
- the nuoH gene encoding NADH-quinone oxidoreductase subunit NuoH, which produces MSDFWIHLLVYLVILFGFVIVSVLIFIWLERRLIGRFQLRPGPNRAGPFGLLQPIADAIKVLIKEDIIPSEADKGVFWLAPLVAFVPVMLMFAAIPFADGVMLVDLNIGILYILAVSSVTVIGIFMAGWSSNNKYSLLGAMRTIAQEVSYEIPLVLSILGVVMLTGSLSMNEIVKAQDVPFILLQPLGFFVYLSAAMAEVNRTPFDLLEAESEIIAGFHTEYSGMKFGLFYLMEYAEVLAVSAIATTLFLGGWQGPLLHPVFWFIAKVLLVFMFIIWVRATLPRLRIDQVMAFGWKFLLPLSLANLVITAFEILIAPDINTAVLIGINIAVMFGLILLFSRFYKLGGGRVSIK